TCGCAGGCAGGATCATGATTACCGCCGATTACCTCAAGGCCTTTTATCCGCACAACCCCCCGGCCTTCAACAAGCTTCCTCCCGATGTCAGGGAGGAACTGCTGAGAAAAGTCAAAACCCGGAATCAGCTTATTATTGACGCGTTTGAAAAAGTAATGGTCGACAGGACGGCTGACCGATCGAGGAAAGTGATTACCCTTGTCGCCCTGATTTTAAAGAACATTCACAGAAAAACGGGGCTTCCACTCAATCCTCCCGTGGCTCCCGCGGAGACCGTCATACGGGGGATTTTCAAGAATTGCGACGATATATTCAACGCAAAGCAGCGGCAGCTTGCGGAGCTCAACGATGACACCAGGATCAAGGAGGTCATCAAGGCGTTTTTCACCGTCAAGAAATTTCAGGACCTCGCCGGGACAACCAGACTGTTCAAGGCGGAGCTTGACCGCTACCGCAAGCGGGCACAGAGGGGATAGCCGTCAATCAGCGAGCCTCCCCGGCCCGCCCCGAATAGTAATAATAGAGTATAAGATCGGCCAGGACCAGCAGTCCGACCGCGATATAAAAGATGATCACCCAGTCGATGCCGGTGAGAACCTTATTGATGATTCCAAAACAATAACCGGTCAATACGAACCAGAGAAACAGCTTCGATTTTCCCCTCACGTCCTTGAGTTTAACGGATTTATAGATGGACGCCGGCCAGGACGCCCCGAAACAAAGAAGCATTAGCGCCTCGAACATCGCATACCCCCATTACCATTGATCGGGCGAGCGAAAGTACCCGGTAAAAAAAGGAAGGCGGGGTAGTAGCCCCCCGCCTTCCGGAACGATTCAGCGTTGAACAACTCTACTTAATGAAACCCAGCGCCTTTCCGATGACCGGCGAAAGCTTAACAACGACACCGGAGAAGACCACCGAAACCATGCTCATGAGCTTGAGAAGAATGTTGAGCGACGGGCCGGCCGTGTCCTTGAACGGGTCGCCTACCGTGTCACCGATAACGCCGGCCTTGTGGGCGTCCGAGCCCTTTCCGCCGTAGTTACCCTTCTCGATGTACTTCTTCGCGTTGTCCCAGGCGCCACCCGCGTTGTTGAGCATACAGGCCAGCGAGAAACCGGTCGCAAGCGAACCGGCGAGAAGGCCCATGACTCCGCCGACGCCCAGCACGAGGCCGACCGCCACAGGGACGAAAAGTGCCAGGAGCGAAGGGACGATCATCTTGCTCTGCGCGCCCTTGGTCGAGATTTCGACACAGCGGGCGTAGTCGGGCTTCTGTGTTCCCTGCATAATGCCGGGGAATTCTTTGAACTGCCTGCGGACTTCCTCGACCATGGCGCCGGCAGCGCGGCCGACGGCCTTGATCGTCATGGCGCTGAAAACGAAGGCCATCATGGCGCCGAGGAAAAGACCGCAGAGCACCAGCGGATTCATGAGCGACATGTCGTAGGCGGCCGCGAAGTGCTTGATCTGCGCGGTGTGCGCGACCACGTCGAAATCACTGGCGATAACGCCTTCGGGCAGCTTCTGGTAGAACTTCACCGCGCCGACCTGGAAATAGCCCTCGGGTGATACAACGGCGTACTTGCCGATCCAGAGCTTTACTTCCTCGATATAGGCGGAGAGAAGGGCCATCGAGGTAAGCGCGGCCGAACCGATCGCGAATCCCTTTCCGGTCGCGGCGGTGGTGTTGCCAAGCATGTCGAGGGCGTCGGTTCTCTTGCGGACTTCCGGAGGAAGGTGGCTCATCTCGGCGTTTCCGCCCGCGTTATCGGCGATCGGGCCGTATGCGTCGGTGGCCAGCGTTATGCCGAGGGTCGCGAGCATGCCGACCGCCGCAAAGCCGATTCCGTAAAGGCCGTAGTTGGCGCCCAGGGTAAATCCGCCGGCGGATGCGTAAGCGACGATGATGCCGATCACGATCGTAATAACCGGAATACCGGCGGAGAACATGCCGGTGGACATACCGTCGAGAATACCGGTCGCCGGTCCCATGGTGTGCTGCTTGGCGATGCCCTGGGTCGGAGAGTATTCATCGGCGGTGTAGTACTCGGTCGACTGGCCGATGATGAGCCCGGCCACGAGGCCCGCTATAACGGCGCCGAAGACGCCCCAGGTGATGAGGTCGATGTAGGCAAGGACGGCGAGCGCGGCGATGATCATGAACGAGCTTCCCCACACGCCGATGTTAAGGGATACAAGAAGGTTTTTCATGGTCGCATCTTCCTTCGTGCGCACCATGAAGATGCCGATGATCGAGAAGATAATGCCCAGACCGGCCACGATCATGGGAGCGATGATAGGCTTGACCACTTCGCCCGTCTCGGCTGCGATTAGGGGAAGCGCCGCTCCAAGGGCCGCAGTCGCGAGGATTGAACCGCAATATGACTCGTAGAGGTCCGCGCCCATCCCGGCCACGTCGCCCACATTGTCGCCTACGTTGTCGGCGATTGTCGCGGGATTGCGGGGGTCGTCCTCGGGGATTCCCGCCTCGACCTTGCCGACCAGGTCGGCTCCGACGTCGGCCGCCTTGGTGTAGATGCCGCCGCCCACGCGGGCGAAGAGCGCCTGGGTCGACGCGCCCATGCCGAAGGTGATCATGGTGGTCGTGATTTCAACAAGTTTTGCGTGTTTGAATTCCGGGCTGTTGATCAGGTGCATGTCAAAAACGCCGCCGGCGATCCCGATCTTGTGCACGAGTGCTTCACTCAGGTTCCAGATGTTGTTGTCATAGACGTAGTTGAGTCCCATGTACCAGAGTGAAATGTCGAGGAGACCGAAACCGACAACGACGAGTCCCATGACCGCGCCGGAACGGAAGGCGACCTGGAGTCCGCGGTTGAGGGACTTCGAGGCGCCCTGAGCCGTCCTGGAAGACGCGTTGGTGGCGGTGTTCATGCCGAGGAAACCGCAGAGCCCCGAAAAGAAACCGCCGGTCAGAAACGCGACGGGAACGAACGGGTTCTGGATTCCGAAATACGCGAGTACGGTGAAGAGCACCACCAGCACGAAAAAGACGATGGTGACGACTTTGTACTGTCGCTTGAGATAGGCGAACGCGCCTTCCCGGACGTACCCGGCTATCTCTTCCATTCTCTCATTGCCTTTCTCCGCTCTCATCATCATCCGGTATAAAACCCAGGCGAAGAACAGGGCAATGAGCGACGCCACCGGGGCGATATAAAACAGAGGATTAACCATAGTGAGTCACTCCTTTACCATTAGTTTTATTTGTAAATACCGCCCGTCCGATCGCGCCGGACGGGCTTGAATGCGCTAAATTATTTTTCCATAGCGTTAAAGACATATTCCGCGAGGTCGAAGGTCTGAAGATTCTGAATGTCGAGCTCGTTCGCTCCATCCGCGAGCATGGTCAGACAGAACGGACACGCCGTCGCTATTTTCGTGGCCCCGCTTGCCTGAGCGTCCTTGGTCCGGAATTGGTTTATCCGGGCACCGAGGTGCTCTTCGATGAACATGCGCGCACCGCCCGCTCCGCAGCAGAAGCTGCGATGGTGGTTGCGGCTCATTTCGACGATCTTGGTTCCGGGGATCGCCTTGATGATGTCGCGTGGCGCCGCGTAGATCTCGTTGTAGCGGCCGAGGAAGCACGAGTCGTGATAGGTAACGGTCTCGTTGAGCGGCTCGACGAGCTTGATCTTGCCCTTTTTGATGAGGTCGGCGATGATCTCGGTGTGATGGTAAACCTCATACGCGGCCTCGAGGGGCGCGCCGTCCGGGCCCTTGGCGAGCTTTGCGAACTTCGCGTATTCCTTCTTGATCACGTTATAGCCGTGGGGACAGGTTGTGACGATCTTCTTCACCCCGTAGGCCTTGAAGGTCTCGAGGTTCTGGGTGGCCAGCGCGTGGAAGAGGTATTCGTTTCCGGCGCGCATGGCGGCATCGCCGCAACAGGCCTCTTCGGCTCCGAGAATACCGACCTTGTAGCCGGCCTTCTGCAGAATCTTTATAAGCGCGATGCCGATCTTCTGGTTGCGCTTGTCGAAGGAGGTATAGCAGCCGACGTAGAAAAGGAAATCGACCGCGGAATCTTCGGAAAGCGTCTTCACTCCAAGTTCGGCGGGCAGCCAGTCGCCCCGTCCCGCGAAGCCGAAGCCGAACGGGTTGGAGTTGTTCTCCATGTTAGAGAGCGTCGTCTGGAGCTCGGGCGCCATGGAGCCTTCCATGAGAATCTTAAAGCGTCGCATGTCGTTGATCTTGTTGATATGTTCGATCTGCACCGGGCAGTTCTCCACGCACGCGGCGCAGTTGGTGCACGACCAGATTTCGTCGTCAAGCACGTGCTCGCCGATGAGCATCTTCGATTCTACGGTCGCGATGTCCTGGCCGGCCCGCTTTGCTTCCATGAGCTTCGGGGCACGTTCGTCCATGGCCGCCTTGACGTCGTTGATTATTTTCTTGGGAGAAAGCGGCTTCTCGGTGAGATACGCCGGACAGTTGTCCTGACAGCGGCCGCAACGGGTGCAGGCGTCGCCGTCCATAAGCTGTTTCCAGGTGAACTGCTCGACCGAGCCCACTCCGAAGGATTCGGCGGTCTCGAAGGTAGCGGGCGAGATGGGCTGCATGGAGTACTTGGTGTTCTCGTTTTCGTTGTCGAGATTCTGGAAATATACATTGAGCATGGTTGTGGCGACATGCCCCAGCTTGTCCGATCCGATCAGGCCGATGAAGGAGAAGGCCGAAACCATGTGCAGCCACCAGTTGACGTAGTGCATCGTTTCGAGGGCGGGCCTGCCGATCCATGAAAAGGCGTGGGCCAGAGCGTAACCGAAGGGAGACCATACCTCAAATACCGGAAAGTCAGTGATGGCTATGCGCATCGCCTCATTGAAAAAACCGGTAAGGACGATGAAGGTGATCAGCGCGAGCGCAAAGGTGTCGATCATCTTGGTGTCGAGCCGGGAGGGTTTCACCTTGTACCTTCTGTAGATCGCCATGACAAGACCGACGAGAACGATCCCACCGAAGAGGTCGCCGGCGAGAGACCATATAAGGTAGAAGTTTCCGTAAATGAACTTGGTGTGGAAGAAGAGCTCGGTAATGTCCTCCTGCACCACAATGATCGCCGTCACGATAAAAAGGCCGATAAAGCCCCAGAAAAGGCTTACATGGAAGATGCCGGTGTAGGATTCGCGAAGCACCTTGGCCTGGAAAATGACGTACTTGAAAAACGCGTAGATCCTTTTTTCGTGGAAATCCGTGCGGAGCTCTCCGACCCCCTGCCTCCAGATTATTATTCTACGGTAAAGGGTGATGCCGAGATAGATGAACGCGGCGAACATGAAGATGTATATGCCCCAGCGCATGAAGCCATGCGGGCCGCCAACATTGAAGTACATCTGGCGGGCGATGTCGGTGGCGGGCATATCGTACAAACCGGCGAAATTCATAGGAATCCTCCGCTTCTGTTAGATATGGAACGATAATCGCTGGTGATAAATTGAGTTCTCAATGAACTCTCACGGAACAGATTTGCTGCTTACATGGCGAACAGGACGGTTTTCCGCGCCTGCGACGGGAAAACCCCGCATTGCCGGGTCCCGCAACAACTCCAATACAAACCTGACTACTAAAAGTCCATTACGTAACCGTTGGGATGGTTGTCAACTTTATTTTATCGCTGAAACATGACATATTAATATGAATGTATATATTTGTACGATGGCGTTCGCCCGGGTTTTAAAAGATGGGCGCTCGGCCCGCGGAGCGCTTTTTTTAATGTTCCAGTGCGGGATTCGTGATATATTTCCGCAACCGGAGTGGACATTTTTTATTGACATCACCTCGGAAAGGGGCACATAGTGAGCCCCTTGCGGCGCCGCCACGGGCGGCGTCTTTATACATCGCGCTATCTTATCCAGAGTGGCGGAGGGACTGGCCCCGAGAAGCCACGGCAACCGTCCCCGAAAGGGGGCAGGTGCCAACTCCAGCGGACAACAATCCGGGAGATGGGATGGCAGTTTATTGAAAAATAAACCGCTGTCGCCTGTTTCCGATACGCGGTTTTTTTTAATGGAGAGAAGACCCGCTTTGCCGGGCGAACGCATGAAGACGAATGGAATACTCGATGTGCCCGATGACTCGGTAGGACTTGTTAAAACCGAATACTTCACTTTCGCCGCTTCGCCGGACGAGATGCGGCTGGTTTCCGGCAAGAGGTTGGGTCCGGTAACGCTCGCCCACGAAACCTATGGGAGCCTTAATTCGGAACGCACGAACGCCGTGCTCCTCCTGCACGCGCTTTCGGGCTCCGCACACGCGGCCGGATATAACAGCAACGATGACCTGTACCCCGGATGGTGGGATCTCTACGTCGGTCCCGGAAAGACCTTCGATACGGACAAGTACTTCATTATCTGCTCGAACGTGATCGGCGGATGTATGGGCTCGACGGGGCCCACCTCCATCGACCCGGGGACAGGAAAGGAATACGGGTTGAGCTTCCCGATCGTTACGGTCCAGGATATGGTGAACGCGCAGTATCATCTGGTGAGGCATCTCGGTATAGACCGACTGCTCGCGGTGGCGGGCGGCTCCATGGGCGGCATGCAGGCGCTTCAGTGGTGCATCTCGTATCCCGACATGGTCGCATCGGCGATCCCCCTGGCAAGCTCGGCTTCGCTGTCCGCGCAGGGGATAGCGTTCAACGAGGTGGGGCGCCAGGCGATCTTTCGCGATCCGAACTGGCGCGGCGGCGACTATTATGGAGGAAAAAAGCCCGAGGCGGGGCTGGGGCTCGCACGCATGATCGGCCACATCACCTATATGAGCGAACGGCTGATGCACGAGAAAT
This region of Spirochaetota bacterium genomic DNA includes:
- a CDS encoding homoserine O-acetyltransferase; this translates as MKTNGILDVPDDSVGLVKTEYFTFAASPDEMRLVSGKRLGPVTLAHETYGSLNSERTNAVLLLHALSGSAHAAGYNSNDDLYPGWWDLYVGPGKTFDTDKYFIICSNVIGGCMGSTGPTSIDPGTGKEYGLSFPIVTVQDMVNAQYHLVRHLGIDRLLAVAGGSMGGMQALQWCISYPDMVASAIPLASSASLSAQGIAFNEVGRQAIFRDPNWRGGDYYGGKKPEAGLGLARMIGHITYMSERLMHEKFGRRLQDANLFSFNFESEFMVESYLHHQGIKFVNRFDANSYLYITKAMDYFDLKADYGSLGAAFENVKADFLIISYTSDWLYPSEQSREIVRALRACGKHVGYTEIESDTGHDTFLLDDKQTQRNIANFLRSQFEKHG
- a CDS encoding heterodisulfide reductase-related iron-sulfur binding cluster, with the protein product MNFAGLYDMPATDIARQMYFNVGGPHGFMRWGIYIFMFAAFIYLGITLYRRIIIWRQGVGELRTDFHEKRIYAFFKYVIFQAKVLRESYTGIFHVSLFWGFIGLFIVTAIIVVQEDITELFFHTKFIYGNFYLIWSLAGDLFGGIVLVGLVMAIYRRYKVKPSRLDTKMIDTFALALITFIVLTGFFNEAMRIAITDFPVFEVWSPFGYALAHAFSWIGRPALETMHYVNWWLHMVSAFSFIGLIGSDKLGHVATTMLNVYFQNLDNENENTKYSMQPISPATFETAESFGVGSVEQFTWKQLMDGDACTRCGRCQDNCPAYLTEKPLSPKKIINDVKAAMDERAPKLMEAKRAGQDIATVESKMLIGEHVLDDEIWSCTNCAACVENCPVQIEHINKINDMRRFKILMEGSMAPELQTTLSNMENNSNPFGFGFAGRGDWLPAELGVKTLSEDSAVDFLFYVGCYTSFDKRNQKIGIALIKILQKAGYKVGILGAEEACCGDAAMRAGNEYLFHALATQNLETFKAYGVKKIVTTCPHGYNVIKKEYAKFAKLAKGPDGAPLEAAYEVYHHTEIIADLIKKGKIKLVEPLNETVTYHDSCFLGRYNEIYAAPRDIIKAIPGTKIVEMSRNHHRSFCCGAGGARMFIEEHLGARINQFRTKDAQASGATKIATACPFCLTMLADGANELDIQNLQTFDLAEYVFNAMEK
- a CDS encoding sodium-translocating pyrophosphatase, whose translation is MVNPLFYIAPVASLIALFFAWVLYRMMMRAEKGNERMEEIAGYVREGAFAYLKRQYKVVTIVFFVLVVLFTVLAYFGIQNPFVPVAFLTGGFFSGLCGFLGMNTATNASSRTAQGASKSLNRGLQVAFRSGAVMGLVVVGFGLLDISLWYMGLNYVYDNNIWNLSEALVHKIGIAGGVFDMHLINSPEFKHAKLVEITTTMITFGMGASTQALFARVGGGIYTKAADVGADLVGKVEAGIPEDDPRNPATIADNVGDNVGDVAGMGADLYESYCGSILATAALGAALPLIAAETGEVVKPIIAPMIVAGLGIIFSIIGIFMVRTKEDATMKNLLVSLNIGVWGSSFMIIAALAVLAYIDLITWGVFGAVIAGLVAGLIIGQSTEYYTADEYSPTQGIAKQHTMGPATGILDGMSTGMFSAGIPVITIVIGIIVAYASAGGFTLGANYGLYGIGFAAVGMLATLGITLATDAYGPIADNAGGNAEMSHLPPEVRKRTDALDMLGNTTAATGKGFAIGSAALTSMALLSAYIEEVKLWIGKYAVVSPEGYFQVGAVKFYQKLPEGVIASDFDVVAHTAQIKHFAAAYDMSLMNPLVLCGLFLGAMMAFVFSAMTIKAVGRAAGAMVEEVRRQFKEFPGIMQGTQKPDYARCVEISTKGAQSKMIVPSLLALFVPVAVGLVLGVGGVMGLLAGSLATGFSLACMLNNAGGAWDNAKKYIEKGNYGGKGSDAHKAGVIGDTVGDPFKDTAGPSLNILLKLMSMVSVVFSGVVVKLSPVIGKALGFIK